CGGATCGCTCTGGATCTCCTCGAAGGCCGCGCCGAGCGTCGCCATCATCTTCGTCCACACGTCGGTGGGGTTGGCGAGCGCGTTCATCATCACCGCGCCGGCCAACTTCTTCGCCGGAAGGAGCTGGAAGGTCGAGCGGAAGCCCGGACAGCTCCCGCCGTGACCCACCGTGCGTTCCCCATCGCGGCGCGAGACCGCGAACCCGAGCCCCCACATCGTGTCGAAGTCGGGGTCGACCCAGTGCACGCGGTGCATCTCCCGCAGCGTGTTCGCGTCGAGAATCTCCATGCCTCCGTTCTCCAGCAGGCGGAACTGCCACGAGGCGAGGCGTGCCAGATCCTCCACGGTGGAGGCGAACCCCGCCGCGGACGCCATTCCCAGCGCCTGGAAGAAGGGGGCCTCGGCCCGCTGGCCGTCCCGCTCGAGCCGCGAATATCCGGTGGCGTAGCGGCCGCCCTGGTGCTCGACGGGAATGTCGGGGTACGTGTCCGACATCCCCAGCGGCTCCAGGATCCGGCTCCGGATGTACTCATCGTACGCCATCCCCGAAGCCTGCTCGATCAGTTGCCCCGCCAGCGCCATCCCCAGGTTCGAGTACTGGAAGTAGCGGCGGCCGGGATAGAGCGTCTCCTGCTCCGAAAGCCCCTCGATGATCTCGTCCGCCGTCGGGAAGGGGTGATCGGGACCGGTCCAGTAGGGGTGCGCGGATTCCCGCGGGAGTCCGGAGGAGTGGGTGAGGATCCCCTCCACGCTCACGTTCGGACCGTCGGGGTACACCTGCTCGAGGTCGTACCACGGAAGGTGCGTGGAGACGGGATCATCGAGGTCCAGTTTGCCCTCGTCCCGCTGCTGCAGCACGCCGATGGAGGTGAAGAGCTTCGAGATCGAGCACACCGAATACATCGTCGACGGGGTCGCGGGGACCCCGGTCTCGCGGTGCGCGTACCCGTATCCGCGAGCCCAGACGAGGTCCTGATCGTGCACGAGCGCCGCGGACACGCCGGGGATCTTCTCGTACGCCATCTTCGCGTCGAGCCAGGCCTCGAACAGCGCCACCGCCTGCTCGAAGCGCGGATCGTTCACGGGATCGCCGTTCCCCTGGGCGCACCCGGAGGCGGGAGCCGCGAGAACGACGGCGACGACGCAGGCGACGGCACGACGCCATGGACGGCCTCGGAATGGACGTGTCATGAGGCGCCTCCTTGAAGGGCGGAGTGAGCATCGGGCCTCGGCCTCCGACGGCGAGGCGTGGTTCAACTCTGGCGCGAACGCGGGGGGCGCGCCACCCTTCGGCATGGCTCTTCCACCTGTCTTCCACCCGCACGAAAGGACCGAGACATGCGGAGACTTGTCCTGGCCGCCGCCCTCGCGCTGGGCCTGGCCGGAACGCTCGCCATCGGAGGCGCGGCCCCGGTGAGCGCGCAGGACTCGCAACTGCTCGCCGTGGGCGAGATGGCGCCGGACTTCGCGCTCCCGGGCGCGACGCGGTACGGCGCGCTGGAGAACCCGATCCGCCTCAGCGACTACCGCGGCGAAACGGTTGTCCTCGCCTTTTTCTTCAGAGTCAGGACGCGTGGCTGAACGGTTCAGATGAGAGCGTACCGTGATCAGTACGCAAGTGTTTTCAACGAGGGCCGCAACGTGGTCCTCGTCGGCATCTCGAACGACCCGGTCGACGAACTCGCCTCATGGCTGAAGGACGAGGACTTCCCCTTCCTGTTCGGTAGCGACGCGGACAACGACGGGGGGACCTACGTCGACTTCGGCGGAGGCTTGCGGGACAGCAACGCCGTGGACAGCCGCGCCGTGATCGTGGTGGGCCCGGACGGCCGCATC
Above is a genomic segment from Candidatus Palauibacter polyketidifaciens containing:
- a CDS encoding serine hydrolase, whose amino-acid sequence is MTRPFRGRPWRRAVACVVAVVLAAPASGCAQGNGDPVNDPRFEQAVALFEAWLDAKMAYEKIPGVSAALVHDQDLVWARGYGYAHRETGVPATPSTMYSVCSISKLFTSIGVLQQRDEGKLDLDDPVSTHLPWYDLEQVYPDGPNVSVEGILTHSSGLPRESAHPYWTGPDHPFPTADEIIEGLSEQETLYPGRRYFQYSNLGMALAGQLIEQASGMAYDEYIRSRILEPLGMSDTYPDIPVEHQGGRYATGYSRLERDGQRAEAPFFQALGMASAAGFASTVEDLARLASWQFRLLENGGMEILDANTLREMHRVHWVDPDFDTMWGLGFAVSRRDGERTVGHGGSCPGFRSTFQLLPAKKLAGAVMMNALANPTDVWTKMMATLGAAFEEIQSDPGGGTARPASLAEYEGLYQSTWGETVILRWDDGLAALGVPSNDPVEGMTKLRHESGDTFRRMRDDGEPGEAYIFHREDGTIARYSVHGNFSNKVR
- a CDS encoding redoxin domain-containing protein, encoding MRAYRDQYASVFNEGRNVVLVGISNDPVDELASWLKDEDFPFLFGSDADNDGGTYVDFGGGLRDSNAVDSRAVIVVGPDGRIAGVIPSFNQVDPAAYDELAGIIDEVTPEPVDP